One Mycolicibacterium sp. TUM20985 genomic window, GTCAAGATCAGAGGATCGTCCAAGGCAGTATGGAGTGCCGCCTACCAGCGGACATCGAATTGCCCGAAATACCTCCTGCGGATCTGACGGGCTCCTGCGAGGGTCGCAACCGGCGGTTTTCGGGGAACGGTCGGTCGGCCTCGGTTGCTCGGATCGGCCCGCGGCTGCCGCGGTGTGAGAACGTACAGCGGTGAGTACCTCGTCCCCGGAATTCTTCGAAGTCGAGGCGGAACTGCCGGGGACGTCCGGACGGGCCGGGGTCATCCACACCCCCCACGGCGACATTCGCACCCCGGCGTTCGTCGCGGTCGGCACCGCGGCGACCGTGAAGGCAGTGCTACCCGAGTCCATGAAGGACGTTGGGGCCCAAGCCATCCTGGCCAACGCCTACCACCTGTACCTGCAGCCCGGTCCCGACGTCGTCGACGCGGCGGGCGGTTTGGGCGCCTTCATGAACTGGCCGGGTCCGACGTTCACCGACAGCGGCGGCTTCCAGGTGCTCTCGCTGGGCGTCGGATTCAAGAAGGTGCTGTCGATGGACGCGGGGCGCGTTCAAGCCGACGACGTAATCGCCGAGGGCAAGGAGCGGCTGGCCCACGTCGACGACGACGGCGTGACGTTCCGCTCGCACACCGACGGCTCCACCCATCGCTTCACCCCCGAGGTGTCGATCGGCATCCAACATCAGCTCGGCGCGGACATCATCTTCGCGTTCGACGAGCTGACCACCCTGATGAACACCAGGCAATATCAGGAGGGTTCGGTGCGGCGCACCCACGACTGGGCGGTGCGCTGCCTGGCCGAACATCGACGCCTGTCCGTGGAGCGGGCCGACAAGGCGCCGCAGGCACTGTTCGGCGTCGTGCAAGGCGCCCAGTACGAGGACCTGCGACGACAGGCGTCCCGCGGGCTGACCGACATCGTCGACGCCGACGGCCGCGGCTTCGACGGCTACGGCATCGGTGGGGCGCTCGAGAAGCAGAATCTGGCGACGATCGTCGGCTGGTGCACTGACGAGCTGCCCGACGACAAGCCCCGCCACCTGCTCGGCATCAGCGAGCCCGACGACCTCTTCGCCGCCGTCGCCGCCGGTGCGGACACGTTCGACTGCGTGTCACCGTCGCGGGTGGCCCGCAACGCCGCGGTGTACTCGGCGACGGGCCGCTACAACATCACCGGCGCGCGCTACAAGCGCGACTTCACGCCGATCGACGCGGAATGCGACTGCTACACCTGCGCCAACTACACCCGGGCCTACATCCACCACTTGTTCAAGGCCAAGGAGATGCTGTCCTCGACGCTGTGCACGATCCACAACGAACGGTTCGTGCTCCGCCTGGTCGACCAGATCCGGGCCGCGATCGTCGCGGGCGATTTCGACGAATTGCGGGACCACGTTCTGGGCCGCTACTACTCAACGCGTGCACAATAGGAGCATGACGACGTCCGCGGAATCGCAAGGGTTGCTGTTGCGACTGCTCGACCCGACGAACCGTGCCGACCCGTATCCGGTGTACCGGGCAATCCTCGACCGCGGGCCGATGCTGATGCCGGAGGCCAACCTGGTCGTGTTCTCGTCGTTCCAGGACTGCGGTGACGTGCTGCGGCACCCGGCGTCCGCGAGCGACCGCCTGAAGTCGACCGTCGCCCAGCGCGAAATCGCGAAGGGGGCCGAGCCCCGGCCGTTCGGCCAGCCCGGCTTCCTGTTCCTCGATCCGCCCGACCACACCCGGCTCCGGAAACTCGCGCAGCAGGCGTTCGCCCCCCGACGGGTCAAGGCGCTGGAGGCCGACATCACCGCCATGGTGGATTCGCTGCTCGATGAGGTGGCCGGTGCTGGTCATTTCGATGCCGTCGCCGACCTGGCCCATCCCCTTCCGGTGGCGGTGATCTGCCGAATGCTCGGCGTACCGCTGGACGACGAGCCCGAGTTCAGCCGCGCCCGGCTCTGCTGGCGCAGGGACTCGACCCGTTCATCACGTTCACCGGCGAGGTGCCCGACAGCTTCCAAGCCCGCATGGAGGCGGGACGCTGGTTGCGCGGGTATCTCGCCGCACTCGTCGAGGAGCGCCGCGCGGCGCCCCGCGAGGACCTGATCTCGGCTCTCATCGCTGCCGAGGAGGACGGCGACCAGTTGACCTCCGAGGAGATCGTCGCCACCTGCAACCTGTTGCTGATCGCCGGACACGAGACGACCGTCAACCTGATCGCCAATGCGATCCTGGCGATGCTGCGTCAGCCCCGCTACTGGGCTGCCCTCGGCGGTGACGCCAAGCGCGCGCCGAACCTCATCGAGGAGACGCTGCGGTACGACCCGCCGGTGCAGTTGGCCGGCCGAACGGCCGCCGAGGAGATGACGATCGGTGACGTCACCGGTGGGCAGGAGCGCAGCGACAGGGGAGTTGTGACCGTACCCAAGGGTGACACGATGATGCTGCTTCTGGCTGCGGCACAACGGGATCCGGCCGCATTCGACAGACCCGACACGTTCGACCCGGACCGCGAGAACATCCGTCACCTGGCGTTCGGTCATGGCGCCCACTTCTGCCTGGGCGCACCGCTGGCCCGGTTGGAGGCACGCGTCGCCCTGTCGGCGGTGACGGCACGGTTCCCGAACGCGACGCTGGCCGGTGAGCCGGTGTACAAACCGAACGTGACGCTGCGGGGATTGGCCTCGCTTCCCGTCGCCCTCTAGCGATTCGGCGCGTTTCCGTTCGCTCAGCGAACGTTTCCGCGCCGAAATCACTAGGAGAGCGAGTCGATGACCGCCAGCGCCGCACGCTCACCCGCTTCGACGGCACCCTCCATGTAGGCGCTCCAGTAGGTGGCCGTATCGGTCGAGGCCCAGTGGATCGCACCGATCGGGGCCGAGAGTGCATGACCGTAGGTGGTCCACACGTGCGGGCCGTGGTTGGCGTTGTAGCAGCCGCGGGTCCACTGCCGGTCCGACCATTCCCCGTCGATGTAGAACTCGGGTTTGGCGGCCTTGTCGCCGAAGTGGTGCACCAGCTCCGCCGTGAGCGCCGTCCGGCGCTCGTCCTCGGGCAGTCGCCCGAAGGTGCGCGCTTGGTCGCCCTCCAGGAACATCAGGATGACCCCGTGGTCGTCGCCGGGGATGCAGGAATCGTTTGACATCCGGGCCGGGCCGATGTCGGAGATGAGCTGACCGTTCAAACCGTCTGCGCGCCAAAAGGGTTCGTCGTAGACGAAGAACGCCTTCATGGCCGAACCGTTGGGCAGCCGCTGGGTGAGCTGGTCGCGGATACCGGACAGCGGCGGGTCGTACATGATCCGCCCGGCGAGGGTGGGCGAGATTGCGACGATCACCCGACGGCCGCGCGCCACCCGCCCGCCGCGGCAGTGCACGACTACATCGTCCGCGGTGTGTTCGATCAGCTGGACGGGCGCCTCGAGCACGATGTGGTCGGTGATCAGCGCGGCGAGCCGACGGGGGATCTCGCCGGTGCCGCCGACGAAGCGCGTGGTCTGGGCGCCGCCCTCGGACTCCGCGAACAGCTCCGACGTCACGCCACAGGTCTGGATCGTGAAGAGCAGATGCAGGAAGGACACCTCGACGGTCGGCACCGCCAGGATCCCGACGGTGCAGATCTCCAGCAGAGTGCGGGCGACGGGCGAAAGGCCCTGCGCGTCATACCACGTGCCCGCGCTGATGACATCCCACTCGTCGGCGCGCGGTGCCAGCCACGGTGCTTCGACGGGCACATCGGCGGCGAGCTCGTCCAGATGCCGCAGGACACGCTCGAGTTCGGCGAGCTCGTCGGCGAAGCGCGCGTGGAATGTGCTCGCCTGCATGACACCGGAGCCGTCGAGGTCATACGACGTCTCGCCTTCGTCGTACTGCGGGTAGGTCTCCACCCCGAGTTCGGCGGCGAGCCGGAACATGCGCTCGTGGGTGTCGCCGATCCACTGTGCGCCGACGTCCACCGTCAACCCCGGCGCCACCTCTTCGGTGAGGATGCGTCCCCCGACGCGCTCGTCGGCCTCCAGGATCAGCGGTATCAGTCCGGCGGCCAGCAGCGTCCGGGCGGCGATCATTCCCGACAGTCCCGCCCCCACCACGATGACGTCGGCTTCGAGGTTCGTTGGTTGTGCCATGGCAGCCACCCTCCCGCACTCCCCCCGCGAGCGTGCGTGTCTGCGGGAGAAACGCCGACCTTTCTTCGGAGTTTGCGCACGCTCGCGGGGCAATGGCGTCACTCGAAGCCGGCGTAGGTTGGGCGGATGACCGAGGACGGACGGCGCTACGTGGTCATCGGCGGAGGGTTGGCCGGACTGGCCTCCGCGGTCTGGCTGGCAGAGGCGGGCAAGCAGGTCACCCTCCTCGAACGGCGTGGTCGGCTGGGTGGGCGCACGTACGCGATGCGCGCCGAAGGGGTCGACGATCTACCGGACAACGGTCAACACGTCATCGCCAGTGGGTACGAGCACCTCTTCCGCTATCTCACCAGTGTGGGTACCCGGCAGTTCGTCACCTTCCCCAGGAGTTCGACCCTCCGTTGGCCCGACGGCCGCCAGGTGACCGTGCAGACCGCCGGGCTGGGTGCGGTGCGGACGCTGTTCGGCGTGCATCCCGACGCCGGTATCGCCGACCGGCTCCGAGCGGCCCGCGCCACGTTGCGGCTTGGCTGGCAAGCTCTCCGCCCGCCCGCCGACCTCGCCGACCTCAGCACCGAGCAATGGTTGCAGCGCGTCGGAATGCCCCCGCTCGCGCGAGAAGCCGTGTGGGACTGGCTCGCTCTGGGCATCGCGGCCGAGCCGGTGGCGCAAGGGTCGGCGAAGGTGTTCGCCAAGGTGCTCGCCACCGGCATTCGGATGGGGATCAGACATCGGACGCCCGTCGCCATCGGATACCCCACGGTCGACCTCGACACCCTGTTCGTCTCGGGCGCGCTTCGGTTCTTCGTCGACCACGACGTCGACGTGCGGTACCGAGCGGTCGCGCGTCGGATCCAGATCACCGACGGCGTGGTGACCGGTGTGCTGCTCGCCGACGGAACCGAGATACCGGCCGACGCCGTCGTGTGCGCCGTACCGAACTCGGCCATCGGCGGGCTGCTCGACGACCTACCCGAGGGTGATGAGATCCGTTCGGCCGCAGATAAATTGGGGTATACGCCGATCGTCAGCACCAACCTGTATCTGGACCGCCCGCTCGGTACCGCGTCCGCGTTCGAGGGCCTGATCGGCGGCACCGGTGTCATCGACGAGGTCTTCGACCGGCAGATCATGCACGGCAGAACGACCGACCTTGGGTGGCTGTACTGCCTGACCACCAGCGGCGCCTACGAGCAGATCCATCGGACGAACGACGAGATCGTGGCCGAGCAGATGGCGCTTCTGCGCCGCTACTATCCCGCCGCGGCCGACGCTGAAGTCGTCGAGGCGCAGGTGGTGAAGATGCCGAAGGCGACCTTCTCGCAGGTGGTCGGCATGGATTCCCTTCGCCCGCCGCAGCGGACGTCGGTGCCGACGCTGGTGCTGGCGGGTGACTGGACCGCCACCGACTGGTCGGCCACCATGGAGAGCGCCGCCCAAAGTGCCGCCACGGCAGTCGATCTACTGTTGTCATGACGCGCGAGGGTGCGTGAACTCCGGTTTTCGATCGGTGTGTCGGCCGCAGACACGCACGCTCGCGGGGAGGGGGGCGGGCTGTCGCGGGCTAGGGGCTAGGGGCTAGGGGCTAGGGCGGGCTAGAGCGGGTTGAGGATGCGGTCGAGGAACTGGCGCGTGCGCTCCTCCTTGGGGTTGCCGATGACCTCGTCCGGGGTGCCCTGCTCGAGGATGACGCCGCCGTCGGTGAACAGCACCTGATTGGAGACCTGCCGGGCGAACTGGATCTCGTGGGTGACGATCACCATCGTCCAGTCCTCGACCGCGAGATCCTTGATCACCGAGAGCACCTCGCCGACCAGTTCGGGATCGAGCGCCGAGGTGGGCTCGTCGAAGAGCACGAGCTTCGGCTTGAGCGCCAGTGCCCTGGCGATGCCGACGCGCTGCTGCTGGCCACCGGACAGCTGATATGGGTACTGGTCCTTCTTCTCGGCCAAACCCACTTGGTCGAGCAGCGCGAGGGCCTCGTCGTTCACCTCGTCCTTCGGCCGCTTCTGCACGATCAACGGCCCCTCGGTCACGTTCTGCAGCACCGTCTTGTGCGGAAACAGGTTGTGCCCCTGAAACACGAAGCCGCTCTGCGCCTGAAATCGGCGCACCTCGGTCTTGGGTACCGGCTTGGAGAAGTCGATCTCGACGTCGTCCACCCGGATCACGCCGGCGTCGGGCCGGTCGAGTGCGTTCAGGGCGCGCAGCAGGGTCGTCTTACCGGAGCCCGATGGCCCGATGATGGCGGTCGCCGTGCCTCGCTCCACGGTGAACGAGACGCCCTTGAGTACCTCGTTGTCACCGAACGCCTTCTCGACGCCTGCTGCGGTGACCCGGTATTCGACTTCTTCCGTTTCGCCTTCGGTCATCGAGCCACGTACCTTTCCAGTCGGTGTTCGAGGCGGCTCTGGCCGAACGAGAGCACCAGGCAGATCACCCAGTAGTACACGGCGGCGGTGCCGTACAGCGCGAAGAACTCGAACGTCGGCGCTGCAACGTTCTGAGCGGTGCGGAACAACTCGGTCACCAGGATCGTCGACGCCAGTGAGGTGTCCTTGACCAGGGAGATCAAGGTATTGGACAGCGGCGGGACGGCCACCCGGGTGGCTTGCGGCAGGATGATGCGCCGCAGCGCACCGGTGTAGTGGTAGCCGATCGTCTCGGCCGCCTCCCACTGGCCCTTCGGGATGCTCTGGATCGACGACCGAATGATCTCGGCCGCGTAACCGCCCACGTTGAGGCTGAAGGCGATGACCGCCGCGGGAAAGGGATCGATTCGGATCCCGAACTCGGGGAGCGCGAAGAACACGATGAACAGCTGCACCAGCAGCGGGGTGCCGCGAATGACGGAGATGTAGAACCGCGCGACCCCCGCGACCATCACGTTCTTCGACAGCCGGGCCAGCGCGACGCCGAGGGCGATGACGAGGCCGATGATGAAGCTGATGATCGTCAGCGGAATGGTGACCGTGATCGCGGCCTTGGCCAGCGGCCACAGGTTGGCGGCGATCAGGTTCCACGCCGACCGCGGCTGCGCCTGCTGTTCCTGCGGCGCGCCGGAGACGTTGGCCTTCAAATACTTCTGCGATATCGAGGCGAGCGTGCCGTCGTCGCTCAGTTGCTTGAGCGCCCCGTTCAACTCCGGGAGGTAGCCGCTGTCCTTGCGGGCGGCGAAGCCCTGTTCGCTCTTCGCGCCGGTCGGTGCGGCGATCTTCACCGACGTGTCACCGGTCTCGGCGAGGTACTGGTACACCGCGATGCTGTCGTTGACCACGACGTCGACCCGGCCCTGGTTGAGCAGTTTGATCGCCTGGGCGAAGCCCTCGACGGATTCGACCCGAGCGCCGTTGTCCTTGGCGAGCTGGGCCCAGTTGCTGGTCGCGTTCTCAGCGGCCACCTTGCCCTTGAGGTCGGCCAACGACGTGATGGAGTCGTCGTCGGCGCGGGTGACGATCACGCCCTCACCGATGGCATACGGGTCCGACAGGTCGTACTTCTGCTGCCGTTCGGGATTGATGGTGACCTGGTTGGCGACGATGTCGAAACGGTCGGACTCCAAGGCCGCGAACATCGAATCCCATGGTGTCTCGACGAATTCGACCGTCACACCTAGCTTCTCACCGACCGCGCGAGCGACGTCCACGTCGTATCCCACCAGCTGACCATTGGTCTCGTCGTGGTAGCTGAACGGTGCGTACACGCCCTCGGTGCCCACCCGCAGCACACCTGCCGACCGGACGGGATCTTCGGTGTCCTTGGCGGCCGAACCGCACGCGGCGCTCAGCAGTACCGCGAGCACCATCAGTGCGAGCAGGCCTCGCCGTAGGTAGTAAGCCACTGGCGGAACCTAGCAAGGACCCCACCAAGATCGAAGGGTTCTGCTCACCCCGGGTGGTATGTCCAGGGCTTACGCGGCAGTCGGTCCGGGTCGAAGGCATCCAGCATTTCGCCGAGGGACGCACCCGTGAAACCCAGCGAGTCGGCGATCTGCGCCATGGCGTGCGGCACCCCGATCTCGTCGACGGTGACCGCACCGTCACGCTTGGCCAGGCGCTTGCCCTGCGCGTTGAGTACCAGCGGAACGTGCGCGTACACCGGTTGGGCGTACCCCAGCAGCGATCCCACGTACGCCTGCCGCGGGGATGACGCCAGAAGGTCGTCGCCCCGCACGACCTGGTCGACGCCTTGGACGGCATCGTCGACGACGACCGCGAGGTTGTAGGCGGGCACGCCGTCACCGCGGCGCAACACCAAGTCGTCGACGATGCCGGTATAACTGCCGTGCAGGACGTCGTCGACGGTGAACCGGTCGGTCTCGGAGCGCAACCGCAGCGCCGGTGGTCGACCCGATGCGCGTCGGGTGGCGCGCTCGTCGTCGGTTAGGTCCCGGCACGTGCCGGGATACGAGCCCTCCGGGGCGTGCGGAGCCCGCGGCGCTTGCTGAATGTCCTTTCTGCTGCAATGACATTCGTAGGTCAGCCCGCGGCGAACCAGCTCGTCGATGACTTCTTCGTAGCGCGTCTCGTGCGCTGTCTGGTACTCCGGTGGTTCGTCCCATTCGAGTCCGACGGCGGCGAGGTCACGGACTTGGCGGTCGGCGATGTCGCCGGACGTGCGGTCGTCGAGATCCTCGATGCGCAGCAGGATACGACGGCCGGTCGACCTGGCGAAGAGCCAGGCCAACACGGCCGTGCGGATGTTGCCGATGTGCAGGTCGGCCGACGGACTCGGCGCGAACCGTCCTGCGGGAGTCATGACCGTAATCTAGGCGACGGCGGCAAGTCGCGATCGCGCCTGCCGAACGCATTCGGCCCAGTGGGTGGCGCCGGGGGCGTGGACGGCGGTGACACCGGGGGATGCGCTGGAGATCACCAAATCGGGTCGCAGCGTGCCCAGCAGGCGCAGGCTCTCCTCCAGGGGTTCGGCCTCGCTGAAGGACGGA contains:
- the hpnE gene encoding hydroxysqualene dehydroxylase HpnE — protein: MTEDGRRYVVIGGGLAGLASAVWLAEAGKQVTLLERRGRLGGRTYAMRAEGVDDLPDNGQHVIASGYEHLFRYLTSVGTRQFVTFPRSSTLRWPDGRQVTVQTAGLGAVRTLFGVHPDAGIADRLRAARATLRLGWQALRPPADLADLSTEQWLQRVGMPPLAREAVWDWLALGIAAEPVAQGSAKVFAKVLATGIRMGIRHRTPVAIGYPTVDLDTLFVSGALRFFVDHDVDVRYRAVARRIQITDGVVTGVLLADGTEIPADAVVCAVPNSAIGGLLDDLPEGDEIRSAADKLGYTPIVSTNLYLDRPLGTASAFEGLIGGTGVIDEVFDRQIMHGRTTDLGWLYCLTTSGAYEQIHRTNDEIVAEQMALLRRYYPAAADAEVVEAQVVKMPKATFSQVVGMDSLRPPQRTSVPTLVLAGDWTATDWSATMESAAQSAATAVDLLLS
- a CDS encoding amino acid ABC transporter ATP-binding protein, coding for MTEGETEEVEYRVTAAGVEKAFGDNEVLKGVSFTVERGTATAIIGPSGSGKTTLLRALNALDRPDAGVIRVDDVEIDFSKPVPKTEVRRFQAQSGFVFQGHNLFPHKTVLQNVTEGPLIVQKRPKDEVNDEALALLDQVGLAEKKDQYPYQLSGGQQQRVGIARALALKPKLVLFDEPTSALDPELVGEVLSVIKDLAVEDWTMVIVTHEIQFARQVSNQVLFTDGGVILEQGTPDEVIGNPKEERTRQFLDRILNPL
- the tgt gene encoding tRNA guanosine(34) transglycosylase Tgt; the protein is MSTSSPEFFEVEAELPGTSGRAGVIHTPHGDIRTPAFVAVGTAATVKAVLPESMKDVGAQAILANAYHLYLQPGPDVVDAAGGLGAFMNWPGPTFTDSGGFQVLSLGVGFKKVLSMDAGRVQADDVIAEGKERLAHVDDDGVTFRSHTDGSTHRFTPEVSIGIQHQLGADIIFAFDELTTLMNTRQYQEGSVRRTHDWAVRCLAEHRRLSVERADKAPQALFGVVQGAQYEDLRRQASRGLTDIVDADGRGFDGYGIGGALEKQNLATIVGWCTDELPDDKPRHLLGISEPDDLFAAVAAGADTFDCVSPSRVARNAAVYSATGRYNITGARYKRDFTPIDAECDCYTCANYTRAYIHHLFKAKEMLSSTLCTIHNERFVLRLVDQIRAAIVAGDFDELRDHVLGRYYSTRAQ
- a CDS encoding flavin monoamine oxidase family protein, which gives rise to MAQPTNLEADVIVVGAGLSGMIAARTLLAAGLIPLILEADERVGGRILTEEVAPGLTVDVGAQWIGDTHERMFRLAAELGVETYPQYDEGETSYDLDGSGVMQASTFHARFADELAELERVLRHLDELAADVPVEAPWLAPRADEWDVISAGTWYDAQGLSPVARTLLEICTVGILAVPTVEVSFLHLLFTIQTCGVTSELFAESEGGAQTTRFVGGTGEIPRRLAALITDHIVLEAPVQLIEHTADDVVVHCRGGRVARGRRVIVAISPTLAGRIMYDPPLSGIRDQLTQRLPNGSAMKAFFVYDEPFWRADGLNGQLISDIGPARMSNDSCIPGDDHGVILMFLEGDQARTFGRLPEDERRTALTAELVHHFGDKAAKPEFYIDGEWSDRQWTRGCYNANHGPHVWTTYGHALSAPIGAIHWASTDTATYWSAYMEGAVEAGERAALAVIDSLS
- the gluQRS gene encoding tRNA glutamyl-Q(34) synthetase GluQRS — encoded protein: MTPAGRFAPSPSADLHIGNIRTAVLAWLFARSTGRRILLRIEDLDDRTSGDIADRQVRDLAAVGLEWDEPPEYQTAHETRYEEVIDELVRRGLTYECHCSRKDIQQAPRAPHAPEGSYPGTCRDLTDDERATRRASGRPPALRLRSETDRFTVDDVLHGSYTGIVDDLVLRRGDGVPAYNLAVVVDDAVQGVDQVVRGDDLLASSPRQAYVGSLLGYAQPVYAHVPLVLNAQGKRLAKRDGAVTVDEIGVPHAMAQIADSLGFTGASLGEMLDAFDPDRLPRKPWTYHPG
- a CDS encoding ABC transporter permease subunit (The N-terminal region of this protein, as described by TIGR01726, is a three transmembrane segment that identifies a subfamily of ABC transporter permease subunits, which specificities that include histidine, arginine, glutamine, glutamate, L-cystine (sic), the opines (in Agrobacterium) octopine and nopaline, etc.); the encoded protein is MVLAVLLSAACGSAAKDTEDPVRSAGVLRVGTEGVYAPFSYHDETNGQLVGYDVDVARAVGEKLGVTVEFVETPWDSMFAALESDRFDIVANQVTINPERQQKYDLSDPYAIGEGVIVTRADDDSITSLADLKGKVAAENATSNWAQLAKDNGARVESVEGFAQAIKLLNQGRVDVVVNDSIAVYQYLAETGDTSVKIAAPTGAKSEQGFAARKDSGYLPELNGALKQLSDDGTLASISQKYLKANVSGAPQEQQAQPRSAWNLIAANLWPLAKAAITVTIPLTIISFIIGLVIALGVALARLSKNVMVAGVARFYISVIRGTPLLVQLFIVFFALPEFGIRIDPFPAAVIAFSLNVGGYAAEIIRSSIQSIPKGQWEAAETIGYHYTGALRRIILPQATRVAVPPLSNTLISLVKDTSLASTILVTELFRTAQNVAAPTFEFFALYGTAAVYYWVICLVLSFGQSRLEHRLERYVAR